One genomic region from Mytilus trossulus isolate FHL-02 chromosome 9, PNRI_Mtr1.1.1.hap1, whole genome shotgun sequence encodes:
- the LOC134683607 gene encoding uncharacterized protein LOC134683607, translating into MRTVCCHVLLFYLSTIITEEFSYAQCQQQDSSPLLFLYGLGSGITIGSSIYPTCPKCTTCPKCPTCPIASCPLTHQSTVTCPPAVSILPNTIEPCQCPTTTTSQPCNPNELQSLRDEIVDWNYCQTISNTADCDADPRCFHNINCGPIQNK; encoded by the exons ATGAGAACTGTCTGCTGCcatgtgttattgttctatttatCTACAATTATAACAGAGGAATTTAGTTATGCTCAATGCCAACAACAAGATTCATCACCATTACTGTTTCTTTATGGTCTTG gtTCAGGAATCACAATAGGAAGTTCCATATATCCAACATGTCCAAAATGTACAACATGTCCAAAATGTCCTACATGTCCGATTGCCAGTTGTCCTTTGACACACCAATCCACAGTGACATGTCCTCCCGCTGTATCCATATTGCCAAATACCATTGAACCATGTCAATGTCCTACAACAACCACAAGTCAACCGTGTAATCCAAACGAATTGCAATCCTTGAGAGATGAAATTGTGGACTGGAATTACTGTCAAACTATATCTAATACAGCAGACTGCGATGCTGATCCTAGATGTTTTCATAATATTAACTGTGGGCccatacaaaataaatga